Proteins encoded by one window of Puntigrus tetrazona isolate hp1 chromosome 25, ASM1883169v1, whole genome shotgun sequence:
- the LOC122331273 gene encoding lysine-specific demethylase 7B-like, with protein IYSILNKVSIHLHFSSCSCVVVEEHHAVDIDVYHCPNCDVHHGPSLMKKRRNWHRHDYTEPDDGSKPVQAGTSVFVRELQARTFPSGDEILQPMHGSQVTQRYLERHGFRYPIAVHKMEGLGLCLPPPDFSVKDVERYVGGDKVIDVIDVARQADSKMKLSAFVKYYYSPQRPKVLNVISLEFSDTKMSELVVVPDIAQKMSWVENYWPDDSYFPKPFVQKYCLMGVKDSYTDFHIDFGGTSVWYHVLWGEKIFYLIKPTPVNLALYEEWSSSPNQSEVFFGEKVDKCYKCVVRQGTTLLIPTGWIHAVLTSQDSMAFGGNFLHNLNIGMQLRCYEMERRLKTPDLFKFPYFEAICWYVAKNHLETLKELREDRCQPQGYLVDGVKALISSLKTWLRREVTQPNSEVPDNIRPSRLIKALTKEIRYLEDESNKAGKSQGSDECPLTRSSLEKGYQAQRAARRLRDHRHRHHHHHHHSHKLPSNLDVLELHTLEVLKRLEVGPLEVDPAFSSKVNGKFKKVSSVSAVAVEASNDNALRLVLCNGKIMR; from the exons ATATACAGTATCCTAAACAAAGTAtcaattcatttacatttttcttcttgCAGCTGTGTTGTGGTAGAAGAGCACCATGCTGTAGACATTGATGTTTACCACTGTCCCAACTGTGATGTCCACCATGGGCCCTCTCTGA TGAAGAAGCGAAGAAACTGGCACAGACATGACTACACGGAGCCAGATGATGGCAGTAAGCCAGTGCAGGCTGGCACTTCTGTGTTTGTGCGGGAGCTACAGGCCAGAACCTTCCCCAG TGGAGATGAGATCTTGCAGCCAATGCATGGCAGTCAGGTCACCCAGAGATATCTGGAAAGGCATGGCTTCCGCTATCCCATCGCTGTACATAAAATGGAAGGTCTCGGCCTTTGTTTACCTCCGCCAGACTTCTCTGTCAAGGATGTTGAGCGCTATGTCG GAGGCGACAAAGTGATCGATGTCATCGATGTGGCCAGGCAAGCAGACAGCAAGATGAAACTGAGTGCGTTTGTGAAGTATTACTACAGCCCTCAGCGGCCCAAAGTCCTGAATGTCATCAGTCTGGAGTTTTCAGACACCAA GATGTCAGAGCTGGTGGTGGTTCCTGATATTGCTCAGAAGATGTCTTGGGTGGAGAACTACTGGCCTGATGACTCTTACTTTCCCAAGCCCTTTGTACAGAAGTACTGCTTAATGGGCGTGAAGGACAGTTATACAGACTTCCATATTGATTTTGGAGGCACATCTGTGTGGTATCATGTCCTGTGG GGTGAGAagattttttacttaataaagccAACCCCAGTCAACCTTGCACTATATGAGGAGTGGAGCTCCTCTCCAAACCAGAGTGAAGTGTTCTTCGGGGAGAAAGTGGACAAGTGTTACAAGTGTGTTGTGCGGCAGGGAACAACTCTTCTGATCCCGACAg GTTGGATCCACGCAGTGCTCACTTCTCAGGACTCCATGGCCTTTGGTGGGAACTTCTTGCATAACTTAAACATAGGCATGCAGCTCAG GTGTTATGAGATGGAACGCAGACTGAAGACTCCAGATCTCTTTAAGTTCCCATACTTTGAGGCCATCTGCTGGTATGTGGCCAAAAACCATCTGGAGACCCTTAAGG AGCTGCGGGAGGATAGATGTCAACCTCAGGGTTATCTGGTGGACGGCGTGAAAGCTTTAATCTCATCTCTGAAGACATGGCTGAGGAGGGAG GTGACTCAGCCCAACAGTGAGGTTCCAGACAATATCAGGCCAAGCCGTCTCATTAAAGCTCTGACCAAGGAGATCCGCTACCTGGAG GATGAATCGAATAAAGCTGGAAAATCTCAGGGAAGTGACGAGTGCCCTTTAACGCGCTCGTCACTGGAGAAGGGATATCAGGCGCAGCGGGCCGCCCGGCGGCTACGAGACCATCGCCATCgacaccaccatcatcatcatcacagccACAAACTGCCCTCTAACCTGGACGTCCTGGAGCTTCACACCCTGGAGGTATTAAAGAGACTGGAGGTCGGCCCTCTCGAGGTG GACCCAGCCTTCAGCTCTAAAGTGAATGGCAAGTTCAAGAAAGTGTCTTCAGTGTCAGCGGTAGCTGTGGAGGCTAGTAATGACAATGCCCTGCGCCTGGTGCTATGTAACGGCAAAATTATGCGGTGA